The genomic DNA TTCCCCTTCTTGGTGCGCACCACGGAGGTGACAATATCCCCCTGTTTGTATTTCCGTTTGGCGTTGGGATGCTCCGGGCCGAATTTACGGGCGAAATAGGCGTTGATGCTCTTTGAGGCGGTGGCGGTCGAGGTCAGGGAATCGAATGCGTCCCCGCAGTTGATGTCCATCCAGGAGAGCACCGGGCCGAGACTGTGTGTGGGGTACTGGTCGCAATTGCGTTTTACCAGGAATTCCCCTCCCCATGTCATATTTCCCTGCGGGTCGAAGAACCAATGGTCGATGCAGTCATGTGAATGGGCGCAGTGGCAGTGGACAATGTCTCCGAAAAGCCCCTGACGGATCATGTTCAGCACCGCCAGGTTGTCGCGGCGGAAGCTCCAGTTCTCGAGCATCATGCAGGGAACTCCTGTGCGTTCATGGGTGTTCACCAAATCCCAGCACTGTTCGAGAGTGATCGCCGCAGGAACTTCGACTCCGGCATACTTGCCGTTTTTCATGGCCGAAACTGCCATGGGCGTGTGCCATTGCCAGTAAGTGGCGATGATCACCGCATCGAGGTCGTCGCGAGCCATGAGCTTCTCGTAGGCATGGTCGCTTCCGGTATAGCCTTCCGGCTTGGGGTATCCGGCTTTTACCACCAGATCTTGCGCACGGGCAAGGTTCTCGGTATTGATGTCGCAAAGCGCCGGGAAACTGAGCCCGGTCATGGTGAGCATGGTTCCCAGAAGGCCGGTGCCGCGCTTTCCGGTTCCCACCACCGCCACCCTTACTGTTTTTTGCGCTGCGGAAGCCGCCTGCCCGGAGGCATTCCCGGCCAGCGCCATACTCAGCGAAGCAGCAGCGCCCGTTTCTATGAATTTCCGGCGGGATATCTCAGTATCCATGGCACAAACCTCCTTGAAAGAAGTGAAAAAAGCATGATCCGGAATCCGAAATGAAGATAAATATCTCGCAAAGTTCGCAAAGTCA from Candidatus Latescibacter sp. includes the following:
- a CDS encoding Gfo/Idh/MocA family oxidoreductase, whose amino-acid sequence is MDTEISRRKFIETGAAASLSMALAGNASGQAASAAQKTVRVAVVGTGKRGTGLLGTMLTMTGLSFPALCDINTENLARAQDLVVKAGYPKPEGYTGSDHAYEKLMARDDLDAVIIATYWQWHTPMAVSAMKNGKYAGVEVPAAITLEQCWDLVNTHERTGVPCMMLENWSFRRDNLAVLNMIRQGLFGDIVHCHCAHSHDCIDHWFFDPQGNMTWGGEFLVKRNCDQYPTHSLGPVLSWMDINCGDAFDSLTSTATASKSINAYFARKFGPEHPNAKRKYKQGDIVTSVVRTKKGKSLVINYDMQLPRPYDNRWMIQGTLGLYDEDRSVVYITGKSPQYHQWEPFAPYQERHDHAWWKDMMGSPEEMGHGGTDFLELKLFLAAVRNRTQTPIDVYDSATMSSVVALSEHSIAKGSAPVKCPDFTRGKWETRKQVFG